The following proteins are encoded in a genomic region of Sander lucioperca isolate FBNREF2018 chromosome 23, SLUC_FBN_1.2, whole genome shotgun sequence:
- the mc4r gene encoding melanocortin receptor 4, translated as MNTTDHHGLIQGFYNRSQTSGILPLNKDLSTEEKDSSAGCYEQLLISTEVFLTLGIISLLENILVVAAIVKNKNLHSPMYFFICSLAVADMLVSVSNASETIVIALINGGNLTIPVTLIKSMDNVFDSMICSSLLASICSLLAIAIDRYITIFYALRYHNIVTVRRAILVISSIWTCCIVSGILFIIYSESTTVLVCLITMFFTMLVLMASLYVHMFLLARLHMKRIAALPGNAPIHQRANMKGAITLTILLGVFVVCWAPFFLHLILMITCPRNPYCTCFMSHFNMYLILIMCNSVIDPIIYAFRSQEMRKTFKEIFCCSHALLCV; from the coding sequence ATGAACACCACAGATCACCATGGATTAATCCAAGGCTTCTATAACAGGAGCCAAACCTCAGGCATTTTGCCACTTAACAAAGACTTATCAACGGAGGAGAAGGACTCGTCGGCAGGATGCTACGAGCAGCTGCTGATTTCCACAGAGGTTTTCCTCACTCTGGGCATCATCAGCCTGCTGGAGAACATCCTGGTTGTTGCTGCTATTGTCAAAAACAAGAACCTTCACTCGCCCATGTACTTTTTCATCTGTAGCCTCGCTGTAGCTGACATGCTTGTCAGTGTCTCCAACGCCTCAGAGACTATCGTCATAGCGCTCATCAACGGAGGCAACCTGACCATCCCCGTCACGTTGATCAAAAGCATGGACAATGTGTTTGACTCCATGATCTGTAGCTCTCTGTTAGCGTCCATCTGCAGCTTGCTGGCCATCGCCATTGATCGCTACATCACCATCTTCTACGCGCTGCGATACCACAACATCGTCACCGTGCGAAGAGCAATTTTGGTCATCAGCAGCATCTGGACGTGCTGCATCGTGTCGGGCATCCTGTTCATCATCTACTCAGAGAGCACCACCGTGCTCGTCTGCCTCATCACCATGTTCTTCACCATGCTGGTGCTCATGGCTTCGCTGTACGTCCACATGTTCCTGCTGGCGCGTCTGCACATGAAGCGCATCGCCGCGCTGCCGGGCAACGCGCCCATCCATCAGCGAGCCAACATGAAGGGCGCCATCACCCTCACCATCCTCCTCGGGGTGTTCGTGGTGTGCTGGGCACCCTTTTTCCTCCACCTCATCCTCATGATCACCTGCCCCAGGAACCCCTACTGCACCTGTTTCATGTCCCACTTCAACATGTACCTCATCCTTATCATGTGCAACTCCGTCATTGACCCCATCATCTACGCCTTTCGCAGCCAAGAAATGAGAAAAACCTTCAAAGAGATTTTCTGCTGCTCGCACGCTCTCTTGTGCGTGTGA